Proteins encoded in a region of the Ralstonia pseudosolanacearum genome:
- a CDS encoding PAS domain S-box protein, with protein MSIDPRPQNSGVRPPIMLSPSHATPEPADPATQPPAAATPVPVPAPELPPEDSARPNMPRGLWITRLGRLWTTNWFMFIPLVAIVLFAGAMIFILYQLHATEVQQQRDALYRDAAWAEQKVRLSLQSNQDQVAALARDIGAAQLDPSAYRDAARQLLRENPEVVFINWLDATRRPRWAFPANSEFSQRVRETRDHPLEAEIQAAYDAARETQRAVYSRPIQNGRGESFMLMEVPIVRDNEFLGTVGAMYAVTGILTQLLPGELTDRYRFSLVDKDNVVRASTSLRPVPKAAASYEVLLDPPGHSLSLRAEAYPALSNLPNNMLMWLVAGLSCFVIWSLWSVWRHTSRRSEAQRALLAETSFRRAMENSMVIGLRSLDLNGRITYVNPAFCRMIGWTEQELVGRMPPFPYWPANEIGEMQKYIELTLRGKAPANGMELRMVRRDGTSFYARMYVSPLIDARGRHTGWMSSITDITEPKRAREDLAAAHDRFTTVLESLDAAVSVLSTDKAELLFANRYYRQLFGWEASGHLQLSGTDVNTEDVSSDALDLVDGFAGLPASELTPHAADAREVYLPSMQKWFEVRRRYIQWVDGHLAQMQIATDITVRKAAEEMTRQHEERLQFTSRLTTMGEMASSLAHELNQPLAAINNYCMGAVGRLKSGRSTPEELIPVLEKTSAQAVRAGTIIQRIRGFVKRSQPQRREADLREMVADAVGLAELEAIRRGVTILTRLPAGLPHLYVDPVLIEQVLVNLLKNAVEAMAAHPRLRAAAVLRLHASLVSDPENSVLIEVIDQGPGVDDSTKERLFEPFFSTKSDGMGMGLNICRSIIESHLGRLWVENNADGIGCTFKITLPLHPV; from the coding sequence TCGTGCTGTTCGCCGGCGCGATGATCTTCATCCTCTACCAGCTGCATGCCACCGAGGTGCAGCAGCAGCGCGACGCCCTGTACCGCGATGCCGCCTGGGCCGAGCAGAAGGTGCGGCTGTCCCTGCAGAGCAACCAGGACCAGGTGGCGGCGCTGGCGCGCGACATCGGCGCCGCGCAGCTGGACCCGAGCGCCTATCGCGATGCCGCGCGGCAGCTGCTGCGCGAGAACCCCGAGGTGGTCTTCATCAACTGGCTGGATGCCACGCGCCGGCCGCGCTGGGCCTTTCCCGCCAATTCGGAATTCTCGCAGCGCGTGCGCGAGACGCGCGACCATCCGCTCGAGGCCGAGATCCAGGCCGCCTACGATGCCGCGCGCGAGACCCAGCGCGCGGTCTACTCCCGCCCCATCCAGAACGGGCGCGGCGAGAGCTTCATGCTGATGGAAGTACCCATCGTCCGTGACAACGAGTTCCTGGGCACGGTCGGCGCCATGTATGCCGTGACCGGCATCCTCACGCAGCTGCTGCCGGGCGAGCTGACCGACCGCTACCGCTTCTCGCTGGTCGACAAGGACAATGTGGTGCGCGCCAGCACGTCGCTGCGGCCGGTGCCCAAGGCGGCCGCGTCGTACGAGGTGCTGCTGGACCCGCCGGGGCATTCGCTGTCGCTGCGGGCAGAGGCGTATCCGGCGCTGTCCAACCTGCCCAACAACATGCTGATGTGGCTGGTGGCGGGGCTGTCGTGCTTCGTGATCTGGAGCCTGTGGAGCGTGTGGCGCCATACCAGCCGGCGCTCCGAGGCCCAGCGGGCGCTGCTGGCCGAGACCTCCTTCCGGCGCGCCATGGAGAACTCCATGGTGATCGGCCTGCGCTCGCTCGATCTCAACGGCCGCATCACCTACGTCAACCCGGCCTTCTGCCGCATGATCGGCTGGACCGAGCAGGAGCTGGTCGGCCGCATGCCGCCCTTCCCGTACTGGCCGGCCAACGAGATCGGCGAGATGCAGAAGTACATCGAGCTGACGCTGCGCGGCAAGGCGCCGGCCAACGGCATGGAGCTGCGCATGGTGCGCCGCGACGGCACCAGCTTCTACGCGCGGATGTACGTCTCGCCGCTGATCGATGCGCGCGGCCGGCACACGGGCTGGATGAGTTCCATCACCGACATCACCGAGCCCAAGCGCGCGCGCGAAGACCTGGCCGCCGCGCACGACCGCTTCACCACGGTGCTCGAGAGCCTGGATGCCGCCGTCTCGGTGCTGTCGACCGACAAGGCGGAGCTGCTGTTCGCCAACCGCTATTACCGGCAGCTGTTCGGCTGGGAGGCGTCCGGCCACCTGCAGCTGTCGGGCACCGATGTCAACACGGAGGATGTCTCCAGCGATGCGCTCGACCTGGTCGACGGCTTCGCTGGCCTGCCCGCCTCCGAGCTCACGCCGCACGCCGCCGACGCGCGCGAGGTCTACCTGCCGTCGATGCAGAAATGGTTCGAAGTGCGCCGCCGCTATATCCAGTGGGTGGACGGCCACCTGGCGCAGATGCAGATCGCCACCGACATCACCGTGCGCAAGGCGGCCGAAGAGATGACGCGCCAGCATGAAGAGCGCCTGCAGTTCACCAGCCGCCTGACCACCATGGGCGAGATGGCGTCATCGCTCGCGCACGAGCTGAACCAGCCGCTCGCGGCCATCAACAACTACTGCATGGGTGCGGTCGGGCGCCTGAAGAGCGGGCGCAGCACGCCGGAGGAGCTGATCCCGGTGCTGGAGAAGACCTCCGCCCAGGCGGTGCGCGCCGGCACGATCATCCAGCGCATCCGCGGCTTCGTGAAGCGCAGCCAGCCGCAGCGCCGCGAGGCCGACCTGCGCGAGATGGTGGCCGACGCCGTGGGCCTCGCCGAGCTGGAGGCCATCCGGCGCGGCGTCACCATCCTGACGCGGCTGCCGGCCGGCCTGCCACACCTGTATGTCGACCCGGTGCTGATCGAGCAGGTGCTGGTCAACCTGCTCAAGAACGCTGTCGAAGCCATGGCGGCCCATCCGCGCCTGCGCGCCGCCGCCGTGCTGCGCCTGCACGCCAGCCTGGTCAGCGACCCGGAGAACTCCGTGCTGATCGAGGTCATCGACCAGGGCCCCGGCGTGGACGACAGCACCAAGGAGCGCCTGTTCGAGCCGTTCTTCAGCACCAAATCCGACGGCATGGGCATGGGACTCAACATCTGCCGCTCCATCATAGAATCCCACCTCGGGCGGCTGTGGGTGGAAAACAATGCCGACGGCATCGGCTGTACGTTTAAAATCACCCTTCCGCTGCATCCGGTCTAA
- a CDS encoding response regulator transcription factor — MSATPAAVAPRNETVFVVDDDEAMRDSLTWLLEGNGYNVRTYRSAEEFLIDDKRSEGVGCLILDVRMQGMSGPELQDRLLAENNRMPIVFVTGHGDVPMAVSTMKKGAVDFIEKPFDESELRELVERMLSKARTEDSAAREQKAANDLLSRLTTREQQVLERIVAGRLNKQIADDLGISIKTVEAHRANIMEKLNVNTVADLLRLALSRA, encoded by the coding sequence ATGAGTGCAACGCCCGCCGCGGTCGCTCCGCGCAACGAAACCGTGTTCGTCGTCGACGACGACGAAGCCATGCGTGACTCGCTGACGTGGCTGCTCGAAGGCAATGGCTACAACGTGCGCACCTACCGCAGCGCCGAGGAATTCCTGATCGACGACAAGCGCAGCGAAGGCGTCGGCTGTCTGATCCTCGACGTGCGCATGCAGGGCATGAGCGGCCCGGAGCTGCAGGACCGCCTGCTGGCCGAGAACAACCGCATGCCCATCGTCTTCGTCACCGGCCACGGCGACGTGCCGATGGCGGTGTCGACCATGAAGAAGGGCGCGGTCGATTTCATCGAAAAGCCGTTCGACGAATCCGAGCTGCGCGAGCTGGTCGAGCGCATGCTGAGCAAGGCGCGCACGGAAGACTCCGCCGCGCGCGAGCAGAAGGCCGCCAATGACCTGCTCAGCCGCCTGACCACGCGCGAGCAGCAGGTGCTGGAGCGCATCGTCGCCGGCCGCCTAAACAAGCAGATCGCCGACGACCTGGGCATCTCCATCAAGACGGTGGAGGCGCACCGCGCCAACATCATGGAAAAGCTCAACGTCAACACCGTGGCCGACCTGCTGCGCCTGGCGCTGTCGCGCGCCTAG
- the folD gene encoding bifunctional methylenetetrahydrofolate dehydrogenase/methenyltetrahydrofolate cyclohydrolase FolD, whose translation MTAQLIDGNALAKQLRTEAAQRAAALTARGHQPGLAVILVGDDPASQVYVRNKIKACEDNGFLSIFDRYPADLTEADLLGRIDALNRDPRIHGILVQLPLPKHIDSHKVLEAIAPEKDVDGFHVANAGALMTGAPLFRPCTPYGCMKMLESIDYPVRGAHAVVVGASNIVGKPMAMLLLQAGATVTICNSKTRDLAAHTREADIIVAAVGRRNIITADMVKPGAVVIDVGMNRDDAGKLCGDVDFAGVKGVAGHITPVPGGVGPMTITMLLINTLEAAERAAEDAALAA comes from the coding sequence ATGACCGCCCAACTCATCGACGGCAACGCGCTTGCCAAGCAACTCCGCACCGAAGCCGCCCAGCGCGCCGCCGCCCTCACCGCTCGCGGCCACCAGCCCGGCCTCGCCGTCATCCTGGTCGGCGACGACCCGGCCAGCCAGGTCTACGTGCGCAACAAGATCAAGGCGTGCGAAGACAACGGCTTCCTGTCCATCTTCGACCGCTACCCGGCCGACCTGACCGAGGCCGACCTGCTCGGCCGCATCGACGCGCTGAACCGCGACCCGCGCATCCACGGCATCCTGGTCCAGCTGCCGCTGCCCAAGCACATCGACAGCCACAAGGTGCTGGAGGCCATCGCGCCCGAAAAGGATGTCGACGGCTTCCACGTCGCCAACGCCGGCGCGCTGATGACCGGCGCACCGCTGTTCCGTCCGTGCACGCCGTACGGCTGCATGAAGATGCTCGAATCGATCGACTACCCGGTGCGCGGCGCACATGCCGTGGTGGTGGGCGCCTCGAACATCGTCGGCAAGCCGATGGCGATGCTGCTGCTGCAGGCCGGCGCCACCGTCACCATCTGCAACAGCAAGACGCGCGACCTGGCCGCCCACACCCGCGAGGCCGACATCATCGTGGCCGCCGTCGGCCGCCGCAACATCATCACGGCTGACATGGTCAAGCCGGGCGCGGTCGTCATCGACGTGGGCATGAACCGCGACGACGCCGGCAAGCTGTGCGGCGATGTCGACTTCGCCGGCGTCAAGGGCGTGGCCGGCCATATCACGCCCGTGCCGGGCGGCGTCGGTCCGATGACCATCACCATGCTGCTGATCAACACGCTGGAAGCGGCCGAGCGCGCCGCCGAAGACGCCGCGCTCGCCGCATAA